Proteins encoded in a region of the Salvelinus fontinalis isolate EN_2023a chromosome 17, ASM2944872v1, whole genome shotgun sequence genome:
- the LOC129813903 gene encoding uncharacterized protein LOC129813903 isoform X1: MFAKQQNANAPGGKGGVEGIGPRPPVAHPWSRRTAISGPPLLLSSMRLFIPPLRLVCAALWQVVERRDIMDYGLLEEFATSVLEIVPELMTYRERVQLLMGLRARLVLELCRCDDELCRPDTVQPHLNRIRSCVSNQKGEVSDPKVEASEASFMKLIETLLEQPEERELFFQNVFPEEYGPKYDSTLQILVWEFLSRLEKLLPAPNLKQTASWLSLAPALLEECVQSVAHPEPLQALLHHHKNGHNLDTNALRSTGGDYILSSLSFPSSVKEEMASCQAGPEKQSYPTIKGYQSPFPSDEPEMSWDCRMADRKVWTVKPPACSASVEVEVKTIEDATEITVKRKTINKEMIKETRRDKAVLCPQTRSGLKTSRLTASCLRRQPVLRLNRLDISNMPLPKSLLTLILRRGRLQAETRRPGPKGIDRKKKRRRGRGITNEKIETHTLGISDMLLPKSPLTLTLKRGVLLDDPMSSQVQKKRGRKKGEKIGPGITRLKIEKIGAHTLDISDVPLPKPSLKLVIRRGKLQAEATGSQGKKTRGRKKKWRRRCGVKNESVKRERSPETEEEAEPSENELWTSVNTGVTLNEKTPVDESGGDHPSHFPSSHKREEEQPIQTFHTKEHSGQMAEGQNREELSEIVPQDSPTPEPSNTSHKINSEEHSGQMFEGQKRDELPEIVPQDSPTPEPSNTSHKINSEEHSGHMFEGQKRDELPEMVPQDLLTPEPSNTAHKINSEEHSGHMFEGQKRDELPEMVPQDLLTPEPSNTAHKINSEHSGHMFEGQKRDELPEIVPQDSPTPEPSNTSHKINSEEHSGQMFEGQKRDELPEMVPQDSPTPEPSNTSHKINSEEHSGHMFEGQKRDELSEIVPQDSPTPEPSNTSHKINSEEHSGHMFEGQKRDELPEIVPQDSPTPEPSNTSQKINSEEHSGQMFEGQKRDELPEMVPQDSPTPEPSNTSHKINSEEHSGHMFEGQKRDELSEIVPQDSPTPEPSNTSHKINSEEHSGHMFEGQKRDELPEIVPQDSPTPEPSNTSQKINSEEHSGQMAEGQKRDELPEMVPQDSPTPEPSNTAHKIHSDEHSGQMAEGQKREEVSEIVPQDSLSPEPFNTSHKSFHLQEHSGQMAEGQNVEKTLESVPKDLLTEIVLQHSLTPEPSNSSQKRSQRVKACSFCGKTFTDTLGLTRHMRSHIEQRSHQCTQCGQDYDSSEDLEEHWKSSCEEKIKKDIGKDNGGGTVQLKTHLKRDKKPDLKADKKSDLKGHTKDGSIKCHVCGKVTTRMLGLRRHLLLHFNNGAYKCPVCPTTFITNADLRSHLRLKRSCREKCSDEVINTKVHLQSNPGEYKCPYCGDSFQLPHDLKGHTKDCSRKCHVCGKTTLKPCGMRRHMLRHNNNGPYKCPVCPRTFISRTDLKMHLKKNKQCREKCSDVMVKELLSSVDGRCGKNDTGVMTSCHQPSSSNTGGPSKNIEEFFEQFSYDFQQSDNSMSSDVNLNSLNENYSQEISQYQPMKDVDPLKYKKSVDYSLENEMPNDKEPNSTIGLTGKQVSQTDPKPLQDSQPETSGEVKNEIQSGKLQAEATGSNGQKRRGRKRKQKRGRGVKNEKSEAKGVKRERSPETEEDAEPSDNKLWTTVIKRTTVCDSGGVSESVPQDSLTPEPSNTSHKRSQRIKACSFCRKTFTETLGLTRHMRSHIEQRSHQCTLCGQDFEFSEDLEEHQKSSCDEKKSGDDYCGETVQQKKYLKKNPDLKRDKKPDLKGDKKAHLNRVKKAHLKRDKKSDLKGHTKDRSIKCHVCGKVTTRIVSLQRHLLLHFNNGAYKCPVCPKTFILNCDLRSHLRLKRSCGKKCSDKVITTRLHLKSNLGEYKCPYCGDTFQLPRDLKGHTKDCSRKCNVCGKISSRILEMRRHMLKHNNNGPIKCPMCPKTFIYQTDLKKHLKTKKLCREKCSDVMVKDNADLKLPRRLKRSYRKTFSDDVITTKIHLKSNPGDYKCPYCGDTFQLPRDLKGHTKDCSRKCNVCGKTTSTARGMRRHMLRHNNNGPYKCPVCPRTFIYHPDLKKHLKLKKRCRAKCSDVMMKEILSSGDGRCRKMFNETAVMTNSQQPSSSNTGGPSKRIEELSHDSQQSDNSMSSDMYLNSLEEDHSDKISQYQPIKDVDISSLHEDFSYEISQYQPMKDVDQSNPGEYKCPYCGDTFQLPDDLKRHTKDCSRKCHVCGKISSKACDMRRHMLKHDNNGPIKCPVCPKTFIFHTDLKTHLKTKKLCREKCSDVMANELLSSVDGRWKNGKKWKNVNETGVITSCDQPSSSNTGGPSKGGPVLGLKSFEEFFEELSNDSDISMNSDVNLNSLDEDYSQEISQYQPMKDVDLNSLDEDYSQEISQYQPIKDVDLNRLYEDYSQEISKYQPIKDVDLNRLYEDYSQEISKYQPIKDVDLNRLYEDYSQEISKYQPIKDVDQSKPGEYNCPYCWKAFQLLRDLKGHKKDCSKECHVCGKTTSTACGMRRHMLKHYNGPIKCPVCPTTFAYHTDLKKHLKTKKLCREKCSGVMAKELLSSVDDRCKKIFYETGVMASCEQPSSSDTGGPSNSIEEFSHDLQQSDNSMSSDVNLNSLHEDNSQEIGQNQAIKDIVQSNPGEYKCPYCGDTFQLPHDLKGHSRDCSRKCHVCGKISSKACDMRRHMLKHYNNGPIKCLVCPKTFIFHTDLKTHLKTKKLCREKCSDVMAKELLSSVDGRCRKNVNETGIMTRLQQPSSSNTGGPSKSGPVLGLKSFEEFFEELSNDSDISMSSDVNLNSLHENYSQEISQYQPMKDVDLSILHEDYSQEISQYHPMKDTDLNSLHEDYSQEIGHYQPMKDVDLNSLHEVYSDDISQYQPVKDIDPKEDRRSVNDSGVNEMPNDKEPNSSNGPRPLQDSI; this comes from the exons AATGTTTTTCCAGAGGAGTATGGCCCCAAGTATGACTCAACACTGCAGATTCTTGTGTGGGAGTTCCTGTCCAGACTGGAGAAACTGCTTCCTGCTCCAAACCTTAAGCAG ACTGCATCTTGGCTCAGCCTTGCCCCTGCTCTCTTAGAGGAGTGTGTGCAGTCTGTGGCTCACCCTGAGCCATTACAGGCACTCCTCCATCACCATAAAAATGGACATAACTTAGACACCAATG CTCTAAGGTCCACTGGTGGGGACTACATCCTCTCTTCACTGTCTTTCCCTTCCTCTGTGAAGGAAGAAATGGCCTCTTGCCAAGCAGGCCCAGAGAAACAGTCCTATCCCACCATAAAGGGATATCAAAGCCCTTTCCCATCTGATGAACCAGAGATGAGCTGGGACTGCAGAATGGCAGATCGTAAGGTTTGGACTGTAAAGCCACCAGCCTGTTCTGCTTCTGTGGAGGTCGAGGTCAAGACTATAGAGGACGCCACTGAGATAACCGTTAAACGCAAGACAATCAACAAAGAGATGATAAAAGAAACCAGGAGAGATAAAGCTGTTCTCTGCCCTCAGACTCGCAGCGGGCTGAAAACCAGCCGCTTGACTGCTTCCTGTCTGCGCCGTCAACCCGTACTGCGGTTGAACAGGCTTGACATTAGCAATATGCCGTTACCCAAGTCCTTGCTAACACTGATTCTAAGGAGAGGGAGACTGCAGGCTGAGACAAGACGTCCAGGACCGAAAGGAATTGACAGAAAGAAAAAACGGAGAAGAGGTCGTGGTATTACAAATGAGAAGATTGAAACGCACACACTTGGCATAAGCGATATGTTGCTACCCAAGTCCCCGCTAACACTGACCCTAAAGAGAGGGGTACTGCTGGATGATCCTATGAGTTCCCAAGTCCAGAAAAAAAGAGGTAGAAAAAAAGGAGAGAAAATAGGACCTGGTATCACGAGATTAAAGATTGAGAAGATTGGAGCACACACGCTTGACATAAGCGATGTGCCATTACCCAAGCCCTCGCTAAAACTGGTTATAAGGAGAGGGAAACTGCAGGCTGAAGCAACAGGTTCTCAAGGGAAAAAAACAAGGGGCAGAAAGAAAAAATGGAGAAGACGATGTGGTGTCAAAAATGAGAGTGTGAAAAGAGAGCGGTCACCTGAAACTGA GGAAGAAGCTGAACCATCAGAGAATGAACTTTGGACCAGTGTTAATACAGGGGTCACTCTCAATGAAAAGACCCCTGTCGATGAATCTG GTGGAGACCATCCTTCTCATTTCCCATCATCTCATAAGAGGGAGGAGGAACAGCCCATACAGACCTTTCACACAAAGGAGCACAGTGGTCAGATGGCCGAagggcagaacagagaagaactCTCAGAGATTGTTCCTCAGGACTCACCAACTCCTGAGCCATCCAACACCTCTCACAAAATTAATTCAGAGGAGCACAGTGGTCAGATGTTCGAAGGGCAGAAGAGAGACGAACTTCCAGAGATTGTTCCTCAGGACTCACCAACTCCTGAGCCATCCAACACCTCTCACAAAATTAATTCAGAGGAGCACAGTGGTCATATGTTCGAAGGGCAGAAGAGAGACGAACTTCCAGAGATGGTACCTCAGGACTTACTAACTCCTGAGCCATCCAACACCGCTCACAAAATTAATTCAGAGGAGCACAGTGGTCATATGTTCGAAGGGCAGAAGAGAGACGAACTTCCAGAGATGGTACCTCAGGACTTACTAACTCCTGAGCCATCCAACACCGCTCACAAAATTAATTCTGAGCACAGTGGTCATATGTTCGAAGGGCAGAAGAGAGACGAACTTCCAGAGATTGTTCCTCAGGACTCACCAACTCCTGAGCCATCCAACACCTCTCACAAAATTAATTCAGAGGAGCACAGTGGTCAGATGTTCGAAGGGCAGAAGAGAGACGAACTTCCAGAGATGGTACCTCAGGACTCACCAACTCCTGAGCCATCCAACACCTCTCACAAAATTAATTCAGAGGAGCACAGTGGTCATATGTTCGAAGGGCAGAAGAGAGACGAACTCTCAGAGATTGTTCCTCAGGACTCACCAACTCCAGAGCCATCCAACACCTCTCACAAAATTAATTCAGAGGAGCACAGTGGTCATATGTTCGAAGGGCAGAAGAGAGACGAACTTCCAGAGATTGTTCCTCAGGACTCACCAACTCCTGAGCCATCCAACACCTCTCAGAAAATTAATTCAGAGGAGCACAGTGGTCAGATGTTCGAAGGGCAGAAGAGAGACGAACTTCCAGAGATGGTACCTCAGGACTCACCAACTCCTGAGCCATCCAACACCTCTCACAAAATTAATTCAGAGGAGCACAGTGGTCATATGTTCGAAGGGCAGAAGAGAGACGAACTCTCAGAGATTGTTCCTCAGGACTCACCAACTCCAGAGCCATCCAACACCTCTCACAAAATTAATTCAGAGGAGCACAGTGGTCATATGTTCGAAGGGCAGAAGAGAGACGAACTTCCAGAGATTGTTCCTCAGGACTCACCAACTCCTGAGCCATCCAACACCTCTCAGAAAATTAATTCAGAGGAGCACAGTGGTCAGATGGCTGAAGGGCAGAAGAGAGACGAACTTCCAGAGATGGTACCTCAGGACTCACCAACTCCTGAGCCATCCAACACCGCTCACAAAATTCATTCCGATGAGCACAGTGGTCAGATGGCCGAAGGGCAGAAGAGAGAAGAAGTCTCTGAGATTGTACCTCAGGACTCATTAAGTCCGGAACCATTCAACACCTCTCACAAAAGCTTTCACTTACAGGAGCACAGTGGTCAAATGGCCGAAGGGCAGAACGTAGAAAAAACTTTAGAGAGTGTACCTAAGGACTTACTAACTGAGATTGTACTTCAGCACTCGTTAACTCCTGAGCCATCCAACAGCTCGCAAAAAAGAAGCCAGCGCGTCAAGGCATGCTCTTTCTGTGGCAAGACTTTCACTGACACACTGGGCTTGACAAGACACATGCGATCTCACATTGAGCAGAGGTCACACCAATGCACCCAATGTGGGCAAGACTATGATTCCAGTGAGGACTTAGAGGAACACTGGAAGAGTAGCTGTGAGGAGAAGATAAAAAAAGACATTGGTAAGGACAATGGTGGGGGAACTGTCCAGCTAAAAACGCATCTGAAAAGAGACAAAAAACCTGATCTGAAAGCAGACAAAAAATCTGATCTGAAAGGGCACACAAAAGACGGATCCATAAAGTGCCATGTGTGTGGGAAAGTAACTACTCGTATGTTGGGTTTGCGAAGACACCTTCTACTTCACTTCAACAATGGCGCATACAAATGCCCTGTATGTCCAACGACTTTTATAACAAATGCTGATTTGAGATCGCACCTGAGATTGAAAAGATCTTGTAGGGAAAAATGTTCTGATGAAGTAATTAATACCAAGGTCCATCTCCAATCCAACCCTGGTGAGTACAAGTGTCCTTACTGTGGGGACAGTTTCCAGCTACCTCATGATCTGAAAGGACACACAAAAGACTGTTCCAGAAAGTGCcatgtgtgtgggaaaacaacTTTGAAGCCATGCGGCATGCGAAGGCACATGTTAAGACACAACAACAATGGCCCCTACAAGTGCCCGGTGTGTCCAAGGACTTTTATATCCCGTACTGATTTGAAGATGCACCTGAAAAAAAATAAGCAATGTAGGGAGAAATGTTCTGATGTCATGGTGAAGGAATTACTGTCATCAGTAGATGGTAGATGTGGGAAAAATGATACAGGAGTCATGACAAGCTGCCATCAACCAAGCTCCAGCAACACAGGTGGGCCTTCAAAGAATATTGAAGAGTTCTTTGAACAGTTCTCTTATGACTTTCAGCAATCCGATAACAGCATGAGTAGTGATGTGAACCTGAATAGCCTCAATGAAAACTACAGTCAGGAGATCAGTCAATACCAACCCATGAAGGACGTTGACCCATTGAAGTACAAAAAGTCTGTGGATTATTCATTGGAAAATGAGATGCCCAATGACAAAGAACCAAACTCAACCATTGGCTTAACAGGGAAGCAGGTGTCCCAGACTGACCCAAAGCCTCTCCAGGATTCTCAACCAGAGACGAGCGGAGAAGTGAAGAACGAGATACAG aGCGGGAAACTGCAGGCTGAGGCCACGGGTTCCAACGGACAGAAAAGAAGAGGCAGAAAGAGAAAACAGAAAAGAGGACGTGGTGTCAAAAATGAGAAGAGCGAAGCAAAGGGTGTGAAGAGAGAGCGGTCACCTGAAACTGA GGAAGATGCCGAACCATCAGATAATAAACTTTGGACCACTGTCATTAAAAGGACCACTGTCTGTGATTCTG GTGGTGTCTCAGAGAGTGTACCTCAGGACTCACTAACTCCTGAGCCATCCAACACCTCTCACAAAAGAAGTCAACGAATCAAAGCATGCTCTTTCTGTCGCAAGACTTTCACTGAAACACTGGGCTTGACAAGACACATGCGATCTCACATTGAGCAGAGGTCACACCAATGCACCCTGTGTGGGCAAGACTTTGAATTCAGTGAGGACTTAGAGGAACACCAGAAGAGTAGCTGTGATGAGAAGAAGAGTGGTGATGACTACTGTGGGGAAACTGTCCAgcaaaaaaaatatctgaaaaaaAACCCTGATCTGAAAAGAGACAAAAAGCCTGATCTGAAAGGAGACAAAAAAGCTCATCTGAATAGAGTCAAAAAAGCTCATCTGAAAAGAGACAAAAAATCGGATCTGAAAGGACACACAAAAGATCGCTCCATAAAGTGCCATGTGTGTGGGAAAGTAACTACTCGTATTGTAAGTTTGCAAAGGCACCTTCTACTTCACTTCAACAATGGTGCATACAAGTGCCCTGTGTGTCCAAAGACTTTTATATTAAATTGTGATTTGAGATCGCACCTGAGATTGAAAAGATCTTGTGGGAAGAAATGTTCTGATAAAGTAATTACAACCAGGCTCCACCTCAAATCCAACCTTGGTGAGTACAAGTGTCCTTACTGTGGGGACACTTTCCAGCTACCACGTGATCTGAAAGGACACACAAAAGACTGTTCCAGAAAGTGCAATGTGTGTGGGAAAATAAGTTCTCGAATATTGGAAATGCGAAGGCACATGTTAAAACACAACAACAATGGCCCCATCAAGTGCCCGATGTGTCCAAAGACTTTTATATACCAGACTGATTTGAAGAAGCACCTGAAAACAAAAAAACTTTGTAGGGAGAAATGTTCTGATGTGATGGTGAAGGACAATGCTGATTTGAAATTGCCCCGAAGATTGAAAAGGTCTTATAGGAAGACTTTTTCTGATGATGTAATTACAACCAAGATCCACCTCAAATCCAACCCTGGGGATTACAAGTGTCCTTACTGTGGGGACACTTTCCAGCTACCACGTGATCTGAAAGGACACACAAAAGACTGTTCCAGAAAGTGCaatgtgtgtgggaaaacaacTTCAACGGCACGCGGCATGCGAAGGCACATGTTAAGACACAACAACAATGGCCCCTACAAGTGCCCGGTGTGTCCAAGGACTTTTATATACCATCCTGATTTGAAGAAGCACCTGAAACTGAAAAAACGTTGTAGAGCGAAATGTTCTGATGTGATGATGAAAGAAATACTGTCTTCAGGAGATGGTAGATGTCGGAAAATGTTCAATGAAACAGCAGTCATGACAAACAGCCAACAACCAAGCTCCAGCAACACAGGTGGGCCTTCGAAGAGAATTGAAGAGCTCTCTCATGACTCGCAGCAATCCGATAACAGCATGAGTAGTGATATGTACCTTAATAGCCTTGAAGAAGACCACAGTGACAAGATCAGTCAATACCAACCCATTAAGGACGTTGACATAAGTAGCCTCCATGAAGACTTCAGTTATGAGATCAGTCAATACCAACCCATGAAGGACGTTGACCAATCCAACCCTGGTGAGTACAAGTGTCCTTACTGTGGGGACACTTTCCAGCTCCCAGATGATCTGAAAAGACACACAAAAGACTGTTCCAGAAAGTGCCATGTGTGTGGGAAAATATCCTCAAAGGCATGTGACATGCGAAGGCACATGTTAAAACATGACAACAATGGCCCCATCAAGTGCCCGGTGTGTCCAAAGACGTTTATATTCCATACCGATTTGAAAACACACCTGAAAACAAAAAAACTTTGTAGGGAGAAATGTTCTGATGTGATGGCAAATGAATTACTGTCTTCAGTAGATGGTAGATGGAAAAATGGAAAAAAATGGAAAAATGTCAACGAAACAGGAGTCATTACAAGTTGCGATCAACCAAGTTCCAGCAACACAGGTGGGCCTTCGAAGGGCGGGCCTGTGTTGGGTTTGAAGAGCTTTGAAGAGTTCTTTGAAGAGCTCTCTAATGACTCCGATATCAGCATGAATAGTGACGTGAACCTGAATAGCCTCGATGAAGACTACAGTCAGGAGATCAGTCAATACCAACCCATGAAGGATGTTGACCTGAATAGCCTCGATGAAGACTACAGTCAGGAGATCAGTCAATACCAACCCATTAAGGATGTTGACCTGAATCGCCTCTATGAAGACTACAGTCAGGAGATCAGTAAATACCAACCTATTAAGGATGTTGACCTGAATCGCCTCTATGAAGACTACAGTCAGGAGATCAGTAAATACCAACCTATTAAGGATGTTGACCTGAATCGCCTCTATGAAGACTACAGTCAGGAGATCAGTAAATACCAACCTATTAAGGACGTTGACCAATCCAAACCCGGTGAGTACAATTGTCCTTACTGTTGGAAGGCTTTCCAGCTCCTACGTGATCTGAAAGGACACAAAAAAGACTGTTCCAAGGAGTGCcatgtgtgtgggaaaacaacTTCGACTGCATGCGGCATGCGAAGGCACATGTTAAAACACTACAATGGCCCCATCAAGTGCCCGGTGTGTCCAACGACTTTTGCATACCATACTGATTTGAAGAAGCACCTGAAAACAAAAAAACTATGTAGGGAGAAATGTTCTGGTGTGATGGCGAAGGAATTACTGTCTTCAGTAGATGATAGATGTAAGAAAATTTTTTATGAAACAGGAGTCATGGCAAGTTGTGAACAACCAAGCTCCAGCGACACAGGCGGGCCTTCAAATAGCATTGAAGAGTTCTCACATGATTTGCAGCAATCCGATAACAGCATGAGTAGTGATGTGAACCTGAATAGCCTCCATGAAGACAACAGTCAGGAGATCGGTCAAAACCAAGCCATTAAGGACATTGTCCAATCCAACCCTGGTGAGTACAAGTGTCCTTACTGTGGGGACACTTTCCAGCTACCTCATGATCTGAAAGGACACAGTAGAGACTGTTCCAGAAAGTGCCATGTGTGTGGGAAAATATCCTCGAAGGCATGCGACATGCGAAGGCACATGTTAAAACACTACAACAATGGCCCCATCAAGTGCCTGGTGTGTCCAAAGACATTTATATTCCATACTGATTTGAAGACGCACCTAAAAACGAAAAAACTTTGTAGGGAAAAATGTTCTGATGTGATGGCGAAGGAATTACTGTCTTCGGTAGATGGTAGATGTAGGAAAAATGTGAATGAAACAGGAATCATGACAAGGCTCCAACAACCAAGCTCCAGCAACACAGGCGGGCCTTCGAAGAGCGGGCCTGTGTTGGGTTTGAAGAGCTTTGAAGAGTTTTTTGAAGAGCTCTCTAATGACTCCGATATCAGCATGAGTAGTGATGTGAATCTGAATAGCCTCCATGAAAACTACAGTCAGGAGATCAGTCAATACCAACCCATGAAGGATGTTGACTTGAGTATCCTCCATGAAGACTACAGCCAGGAGATCAGTCAATACCACCCCATGAAGGATACTGACCTGAATAGCCTACATGAAGACTACAGTCAGGAGATCGGTCACTACCAACCCATGAAGGATGTTGACCTGAATAGCCTCCACGAAGTCTATAGTGATGATATCAGTCAATACCAACCTGTTAAGGACATTGACCCAAAGGAGGACAGAAGGTCTGTAAATGATTCAGGGGTAAATGAGATGCCCAATGACAAAGAACCAAACTCAAGCAACGGCCCAAGGCCTCTCCAGGACTCAATCTGA